One genomic segment of Bradyrhizobium prioriisuperbiae includes these proteins:
- a CDS encoding LLM class flavin-dependent oxidoreductase has product MEFGVFILAQQRGYHQSSQQVINNAVEQTVAAEHAGFDTAWYAEHHFNNYSLCPSPLMMVAHCAGLTKRIRLGSAVCVLPLYNPARLLGEIGFADTVSNGRLDLGIGSGYQKFEFDRFGVDLDHSHVLFAEFYDVLQAGMRDRIFSYSGEHLKMPPTAIAVRTVQTPMPPIWVTSGHGETLGRAIRDNHNLFVTALLNGLDAIKALRERLEGIAAKESRSIDDTHFGFLRCAYASDNDSEIQSYLDNARFQRRLSESLKFRRAQSDDGYLIKEEAGPNDMSLETMRNNLPVGSVNQVIDRMLEEISILKPTHIALQTQLGDFDQRTMLRQIELWGSKIIPAIRKELKSGRGKVASEAVSA; this is encoded by the coding sequence ATGGAATTCGGCGTATTCATTCTGGCGCAGCAGCGCGGCTATCATCAGAGCTCGCAGCAGGTCATCAACAACGCCGTCGAGCAGACGGTTGCCGCCGAACACGCCGGTTTCGATACGGCGTGGTACGCCGAGCACCATTTCAACAATTACAGCCTGTGCCCCTCGCCGCTGATGATGGTCGCGCATTGCGCCGGCCTGACCAAGCGCATCCGGCTCGGCTCGGCCGTCTGCGTGCTGCCGCTGTACAATCCAGCGCGACTGCTCGGCGAGATCGGCTTTGCCGACACCGTCTCGAACGGCCGCCTCGATCTCGGCATCGGCTCAGGTTATCAAAAGTTCGAATTCGACCGCTTCGGCGTCGACCTCGACCATTCGCATGTGCTGTTCGCCGAGTTCTACGACGTGCTCCAGGCCGGCATGCGCGATCGCATCTTCTCCTATTCGGGCGAGCACCTGAAGATGCCGCCGACCGCCATCGCCGTCCGCACGGTGCAGACGCCGATGCCGCCGATCTGGGTCACGTCCGGCCACGGCGAAACGCTCGGCCGCGCCATTCGCGACAACCACAATCTGTTCGTCACCGCGCTGCTGAACGGCCTCGACGCCATCAAGGCGCTGCGCGAACGCCTCGAGGGTATCGCAGCCAAAGAAAGCCGTTCCATCGACGACACACACTTCGGCTTCCTGCGCTGCGCCTATGCCAGCGACAATGACAGCGAGATCCAGTCGTATCTCGACAATGCGCGCTTTCAGCGCCGGCTCTCCGAAAGCCTGAAGTTCCGGCGCGCCCAGAGCGATGACGGCTATCTGATCAAGGAAGAGGCCGGACCGAACGACATGAGCCTGGAGACGATGCGCAACAATCTACCTGTCGGCAGCGTCAACCAGGTGATTGATCGCATGCTGGAAGAGATCAGCATCCTCAAGCCGACCCACATCGCGCTTCAAACCCAGCTCGGCGATTTCGATCAGCGCACGATGCTGCGCCAGATCGAGCTGTGGGGCAGCAAGATCATTCCCGCGATCCGGAAGGAGCTGAAATCCGGCCGCGGCAAGGTCGCGAGCGAAGCGGTTTCGGCGTAA
- a CDS encoding LysR family transcriptional regulator — translation MNRLQAMELFVNSVREGSFSAAGRRVGLSPASVSRYIGELEAQLGVQLLNRSTRHLGLTDAGKIFFQRTEQVLHGIEDAEAAALALQTAPRGTLRVHSRTLFGIKVLSPLIPGFQKLYPELKVELRLSERRAQLREDEFDVDFQIAAPKDPGLMQRRLLKSERILVASPDYVGRMPKLREPEDITRHNCLTYWMGPDDVVWKFMRKNRLREIVVPSSFGSNNGVVLCDLAVTGHGIALMDDYTVAEELKNGRLIRLLPGFRVTNSTFDEGIYAAFLQSSYLPEKIRVFVDYMAENVPRQIRRSAP, via the coding sequence ATGAACCGCCTCCAAGCCATGGAATTGTTCGTCAACTCCGTCCGCGAGGGCAGCTTTTCGGCGGCCGGGCGCCGCGTCGGGCTCTCGCCGGCGTCGGTGTCGCGCTATATCGGCGAGCTCGAGGCGCAGCTCGGTGTGCAACTCCTGAATCGGAGCACGCGCCATCTCGGATTGACCGACGCGGGCAAGATCTTCTTCCAGCGGACGGAGCAGGTGCTGCATGGCATCGAGGACGCCGAAGCCGCAGCGCTCGCACTCCAGACCGCCCCGCGCGGAACGCTGCGGGTGCATTCGCGGACGCTGTTTGGCATCAAGGTGCTCTCGCCACTGATACCGGGCTTTCAGAAGCTCTATCCGGAGCTGAAGGTGGAGCTGCGCCTGTCCGAGCGGCGCGCCCAGCTTCGTGAGGACGAGTTCGACGTCGATTTCCAGATCGCTGCGCCGAAGGATCCTGGCCTCATGCAGCGCAGGCTGCTGAAGAGCGAGCGGATTCTCGTGGCCTCGCCGGATTACGTCGGCCGGATGCCGAAATTGCGTGAACCGGAAGATATCACCCGCCACAACTGCCTGACCTATTGGATGGGCCCCGACGATGTCGTCTGGAAGTTCATGCGAAAGAACAGGCTGCGCGAGATCGTCGTGCCGTCGTCCTTTGGCAGCAACAACGGCGTGGTGCTGTGCGATCTCGCCGTCACCGGGCACGGCATCGCGCTGATGGATGACTACACCGTGGCAGAGGAGCTGAAGAACGGACGCCTGATACGTCTGCTGCCGGGCTTCCGGGTAACGAATTCCACCTTCGACGAGGGAATCTACGCTGCGTTTCTCCAGAGCAGCTATCTGCCGGAAAAGATCAGGGTCTTCGTGGACTACATGGCCGAGAACGTGCCAAGGCAGATCAGGCGATCGGCGCCATAG
- a CDS encoding TetR/AcrR family transcriptional regulator: MTELSTMKDGVANQAEASDRVLQILAEAGRLFASKGFEGTSMRDIALACGISKSLLYHHFANKDEIYARVAVGSTLELYLFVRDRIPDGPPSQKIRAFMVATAEYFRRYRWAWIASTTAFWNDPDRLRHKERLTRRDRFENFLRGLIQEAIDAGEIRKVDVPMTGRLILSSLNWMHRWYNPNKSATPEQIAEIFFDMIFNGLRIGELVELPRAEPPKAGRRKSR, from the coding sequence ATGACTGAACTGTCGACGATGAAGGATGGCGTTGCGAACCAGGCCGAGGCCTCGGATCGCGTACTGCAAATCCTCGCCGAGGCCGGGCGGCTGTTTGCCAGCAAGGGTTTTGAGGGAACCTCGATGCGCGACATCGCGCTCGCTTGCGGCATCTCCAAGTCGCTTCTCTATCATCATTTCGCCAACAAGGACGAAATCTACGCGCGCGTCGCGGTCGGCTCGACGCTCGAGCTCTATCTGTTCGTGCGCGATCGCATTCCCGACGGGCCGCCCTCGCAGAAGATCCGTGCTTTCATGGTCGCAACGGCGGAATATTTCCGGCGCTACCGCTGGGCCTGGATCGCCTCCACGACCGCCTTCTGGAACGATCCCGACCGGCTGCGGCACAAGGAGCGGCTGACGCGCCGCGACCGCTTCGAGAATTTTCTGCGCGGGCTGATCCAGGAAGCCATCGATGCCGGCGAGATTCGCAAAGTCGATGTTCCCATGACCGGGCGGCTGATCCTCTCCTCGCTGAATTGGATGCACCGCTGGTACAATCCCAACAAGTCCGCAACGCCCGAGCAGATCGCGGAGATCTTCTTCGACATGATTTTCAACGGCCTGCGGATTGGCGAACTTGTCGAGCTTCCCCGGGCGGAGCCGCCCAAGGCAGGCCGGCGCAAGTCGCGCTGA
- a CDS encoding SMP-30/gluconolactonase/LRE family protein codes for MSAVRITRIGATKDQLGESPVWDERRQRLYWIDALAGLIHALDPVTGAAEQFSVPAPIGSLALRGDGGAVLALRNGFARYDFDIRALTEGPSIGLDHPKVRLNDGKADPYGRFVAGTMHGDRARDEPPLGGLYRLDASGAPELLETDLAVSNGPCFSPDGRTFYLADSARRVIWAYAYSQDGPLSNKRVFVNTEAQASGCDGATIDSEGYLWSVLVRTGKIARFAPNGTIAHTINMPVRHPTSVTFGGPDLDVLYVTSISRSHALGDDHPDAGGLFAVEGLGVRGLPALRFASD; via the coding sequence ATGAGCGCGGTCCGCATCACCCGCATCGGCGCGACGAAGGACCAACTCGGCGAGAGCCCGGTCTGGGACGAGCGCCGACAGCGCCTCTATTGGATTGACGCCCTGGCCGGATTGATCCATGCGCTCGATCCCGTCACCGGCGCGGCCGAGCAGTTCAGCGTGCCCGCACCGATCGGCTCGCTGGCACTGCGCGGCGACGGCGGCGCTGTCCTGGCCCTGCGCAACGGATTTGCGCGCTACGATTTCGACATTCGCGCGCTGACGGAAGGTCCGTCGATCGGTCTCGACCACCCGAAGGTGCGACTGAACGACGGCAAGGCCGATCCGTATGGACGCTTCGTGGCTGGCACGATGCACGGCGACCGCGCCCGGGATGAGCCGCCGCTCGGCGGTCTCTATCGCCTGGACGCATCGGGCGCGCCGGAACTGCTGGAGACGGACCTCGCCGTGAGCAACGGCCCATGCTTCAGCCCGGACGGACGGACGTTCTACCTCGCGGACAGCGCGAGACGGGTCATCTGGGCTTATGCTTACAGTCAGGATGGCCCCCTCTCGAACAAGCGCGTTTTCGTCAACACCGAGGCACAAGCGTCCGGTTGCGACGGAGCGACGATCGATTCGGAAGGCTATCTCTGGTCCGTTCTGGTGCGTACCGGCAAGATCGCGCGTTTTGCGCCGAACGGAACGATCGCACACACCATCAATATGCCGGTCCGTCATCCCACCAGCGTGACCTTCGGCGGGCCCGATCTCGACGTCCTGTATGTGACATCGATCTCGCGCAGCCACGCTCTCGGCGACGATCACCCCGATGCCGGAGGCTTGTTTGCCGTCGAAGGCCTCGGCGTTCGCGGATTGCCGGCGCTCCGGTTCGCCTCGGACTGA